The Salinibaculum sp. SYNS191 genome has a window encoding:
- the paaK gene encoding phenylacetate--CoA ligase PaaK gives MRSSNESLDRAALRELQGERLHETVEHAYENVPFYRAQLDEMGVTPEDIQSVDDVTKLPMTTKEDFRDEYPDGLFAVDDSEIRRIHASSGTTGKPKIVSYTADDLDLWGRTMARSLAAAGVEPGDVVQNAYGYGLFTGGLGFHQGAEELGTAVVPTSSGGTQRQVELADDLDSDALACTPSYALYFAETAEEMGYDPRDLSISVIAYGAETCTEPMREEIEERLDATGINNYGLSEIIGPGVAAECAEAQDGLHIWEDNYYPEVVNPRTGEPVEEGEEGELVLTTLTKEALPVLRYRTGDLTTLNYDECECGRTMVRMDNVTGRADDLLVVRGVNLYPSEIEHVILDVDGVAPHYRIDLHREGSLDVMELTIELDEAVERSAGTLEDEIRTRLQNVLSFTPDELDLVQPGTIERTEVGKVRRVYDHRN, from the coding sequence ATGCGCAGCAGTAACGAGTCTCTCGACCGGGCAGCGCTCCGCGAGTTGCAGGGCGAGCGCCTCCACGAGACGGTCGAGCACGCCTACGAGAACGTCCCGTTCTACCGCGCCCAACTCGACGAGATGGGCGTCACACCCGAGGACATCCAGAGCGTCGACGACGTGACGAAACTCCCGATGACGACGAAAGAGGACTTCCGCGACGAGTACCCCGACGGTCTCTTCGCCGTCGACGACTCCGAAATCCGGCGGATTCACGCCTCCTCGGGCACCACCGGCAAGCCCAAAATCGTCTCCTACACCGCGGACGACCTCGACCTCTGGGGCCGGACGATGGCCCGGTCGCTGGCGGCCGCCGGGGTCGAACCGGGGGACGTCGTCCAGAACGCCTACGGCTACGGCCTGTTCACCGGCGGCCTCGGCTTCCACCAGGGGGCGGAGGAACTCGGGACCGCGGTGGTACCGACCAGCAGCGGTGGTACACAGCGCCAGGTCGAACTGGCCGACGACCTCGACAGCGACGCGCTCGCCTGCACGCCCTCCTACGCCCTGTACTTCGCCGAGACCGCCGAGGAGATGGGATACGACCCGCGCGACCTGTCGATATCGGTCATCGCTTACGGCGCGGAGACCTGCACGGAGCCGATGCGGGAAGAAATCGAGGAGCGCCTGGACGCCACCGGCATCAACAACTACGGCCTCTCGGAGATCATCGGTCCCGGCGTGGCCGCGGAGTGTGCCGAGGCCCAGGACGGCCTGCACATCTGGGAGGACAACTACTACCCCGAAGTCGTGAATCCCCGCACCGGCGAACCCGTCGAGGAGGGCGAGGAGGGCGAACTCGTCCTGACGACGCTGACCAAGGAAGCGCTCCCCGTCCTCCGGTATCGGACTGGGGACCTGACGACGCTGAACTACGACGAGTGCGAGTGTGGCCGGACGATGGTCCGCATGGACAACGTCACCGGCCGCGCCGACGACCTGCTGGTCGTCCGGGGCGTCAATCTCTACCCGAGCGAAATCGAACACGTCATCCTCGACGTCGACGGCGTCGCGCCGCACTACCGCATCGACCTCCACAGGGAGGGCAGCCTCGACGTCATGGAACTCACCATCGAACTGGACGAGGCGGTCGAACGGAGCGCGGGGACGCTGGAAGACGAGATACGAACGCGGCTGCAGAACGTCCTCTCGTTCACGCCGGACGAACTCGACCTGGTCCAGCCGGGCACCATCGAGCGCACCGAGGTCGGCAAGGTCCGCCGCGTCTACGACCATCGCAACTGA